One Halobaculum roseum DNA segment encodes these proteins:
- a CDS encoding PGF-CTERM-anchored ABC transporter substrate-binding protein, whose amino-acid sequence MTRRTRTLLIATLLVVAAAVPAVGAAAAGPATGTAPNDGPGAAGHQPAALGAGAGDAPIAQTGANCEFPITETDATGTDVTLEERPERITTLNPSAAQTMWEIGGEDQVVGVSQFALYLDGADSRTNVSAAGFGVSVEKVVGTNPDLVLAPNASSTETVRALRDAGLTVFHFGESTTIADVREKTTLTGRLTGNCEGAAEANAWMDANVEAATEATADAEDVRVLYPLGGGYIAGSETFISAMIDTAGGANVAAERDLTGYPQINDEVVLELAPDYLVVTGYSSYLLGQEPYASTPAVENNNTVSVDRNWMNQPAPRSVVMGVRTLTEGFHPEAAAEADFQSREEAVAAMETETATATESQPITDTATETTAEARTTSAGATATSGPGFGVALAVLAVLGSALFARRER is encoded by the coding sequence GTGACACGACGGACACGGACGCTGTTGATCGCGACGCTGTTGGTCGTCGCCGCGGCGGTCCCGGCGGTCGGGGCCGCGGCGGCGGGACCGGCCACGGGAACCGCACCGAACGACGGGCCGGGCGCGGCCGGGCACCAACCGGCCGCCCTCGGCGCCGGCGCCGGCGACGCGCCGATCGCACAGACGGGGGCGAACTGCGAGTTCCCGATCACCGAGACGGACGCGACGGGGACCGACGTGACGCTGGAGGAGCGTCCCGAGCGGATCACGACGCTGAACCCCAGCGCCGCACAGACGATGTGGGAGATCGGCGGGGAGGACCAGGTCGTCGGCGTGAGCCAGTTCGCGCTGTACCTCGACGGCGCCGACTCCCGAACGAACGTCTCGGCCGCCGGCTTCGGCGTGAGCGTCGAGAAGGTCGTCGGCACGAACCCCGACCTCGTGCTCGCGCCGAACGCGAGCTCGACCGAGACGGTGCGGGCGCTGCGCGATGCGGGGCTGACGGTGTTCCACTTCGGGGAGTCGACGACGATCGCCGACGTGCGCGAGAAGACGACGCTCACCGGCCGCCTCACCGGCAACTGTGAGGGCGCCGCAGAGGCGAACGCGTGGATGGACGCGAACGTCGAGGCGGCGACCGAGGCGACCGCAGACGCCGAGGACGTGCGCGTGCTGTACCCGCTCGGGGGCGGCTACATCGCCGGCAGCGAGACGTTCATCTCCGCGATGATCGACACCGCCGGCGGGGCGAACGTCGCCGCCGAACGCGACCTGACCGGCTACCCGCAGATCAACGACGAGGTCGTCCTCGAACTCGCGCCCGACTACCTCGTCGTCACGGGCTACTCCTCGTATCTCCTGGGTCAGGAGCCGTACGCGAGCACGCCCGCCGTCGAGAACAACAACACGGTCTCGGTGGACCGCAACTGGATGAACCAGCCCGCCCCGCGCTCGGTCGTCATGGGCGTGCGGACGTTGACAGAGGGATTCCACCCCGAGGCGGCCGCCGAGGCCGACTTCCAGTCGCGCGAGGAGGCCGTCGCCGCGATGGAGACCGAGACCGCGACAGCCACCGAGAGTCAGCCGATCACCGACACGGCGACCGAGACGACGGCCGAGGCGCGCACGACCAGCGCCGGGGCGACCGCGACCTCCGGCCCCGGGTTCGGCGTCGCGCTCGCGGTGCTCGCGGTGCTGGGCTCCGCGCTGTTCGCGCGCCGGGAACGGTAA
- a CDS encoding SHOCT domain-containing protein, with translation MSASPAERLRENATGVVSTLVTGIWLAAMFTGQDWWLAALLFGYIVVVPLTAMLFGDEDDIEEWWDEEVKGVEGLDGSTGETDARPDEPPSDSDTRDALDTLRDRYARGELTDEQFERKIDRLLETESLEDVEDRRRREHDLERER, from the coding sequence ATGAGCGCGAGCCCCGCCGAGCGCCTCCGCGAGAACGCGACGGGCGTCGTCAGCACGCTCGTCACCGGGATCTGGCTGGCGGCCATGTTCACCGGCCAGGACTGGTGGCTCGCGGCGCTGCTGTTCGGCTATATCGTCGTCGTCCCGCTCACGGCGATGCTGTTCGGCGACGAGGACGACATCGAGGAGTGGTGGGACGAGGAGGTGAAGGGGGTCGAGGGGCTCGACGGGTCGACCGGGGAGACCGACGCCCGCCCCGATGAGCCGCCCTCCGACTCGGACACGCGCGACGCCCTCGACACCCTCCGCGACCGCTACGCGCGCGGTGAGCTCACGGACGAACAGTTCGAGCGCAAGATCGACCGACTCCTGGAGACGGAGTCGCTGGAGGACGTGGAGGACCGCAGGCGACGCGAGCACGACCTCGAACGCGAGCGGTAG
- the srp19 gene encoding signal recognition particle subunit SRP19 produces the protein MVENVLYPAYFDAALTRAEGRRVPEDLAVSEPTVDEIAQAVQQVGYDAKIERDVTYSREYEPRGRVSVTGTDETAKNDLVQAVGAYLGVIRGD, from the coding sequence ATGGTCGAGAACGTCCTCTACCCCGCGTACTTCGACGCGGCGCTGACCCGCGCCGAGGGGCGCCGCGTCCCCGAGGACCTCGCGGTGTCGGAGCCGACGGTCGACGAGATCGCACAGGCCGTCCAGCAGGTCGGCTACGACGCCAAGATCGAACGCGACGTGACGTACAGCCGGGAGTACGAGCCCCGCGGACGCGTGAGCGTCACGGGCACCGACGAGACCGCCAAGAACGACCTCGTGCAGGCGGTGGGCGCCTACCTCGGCGTCATCCGCGGGGACTGA
- a CDS encoding H/ACA ribonucleoprotein complex subunit GAR1, with amino-acid sequence MKRVGEVVRTAQGLAVVRVPEGAEPARVGSEVVDESLSTVGRVVDVFGPVERPYVAVSPTDRSRLTGLLGAKLYAR; translated from the coding sequence ATGAAGCGCGTCGGCGAGGTCGTTCGAACCGCCCAGGGGCTGGCGGTCGTGCGCGTCCCCGAGGGCGCCGAGCCGGCACGCGTCGGCAGCGAGGTCGTCGACGAGTCGCTGTCGACGGTCGGGCGCGTCGTCGACGTGTTCGGGCCGGTCGAGCGCCCCTACGTCGCCGTGTCGCCGACGGATCGCTCGCGACTGACGGGGCTGCTCGGCGCGAAGCTGTACGCGCGGTAG
- the gatB gene encoding Asp-tRNA(Asn)/Glu-tRNA(Gln) amidotransferase subunit GatB, with amino-acid sequence MARAAERAELVPVIGLEVHVQLETDTKIFCGCSTEPAEKEEPNTRVCPTCLGLPGALPVLNEAAVEAAVKVGKALDADIPEETRFHRKNYYYPDLPKNFQITQYDAPLCADGELEFSHEGERRTVNVRRAHLEEDPGSLRHVREGPADLDVRTTSVDRADYSLVDYNRAGTPLMEVVTEPDFRHPKEVRAFLEKLEEVLEYLGVFDAGRDGSLRIDANLSMVEASEVDEDGGIDDKVLESANRTEVKNISSHKGAEQALAYERNRQENQLKRGKAVAQETRHFNETHGNTVSMRSKEEEKDYRYFGEADLPALQVSDWKERIAIPELPDARRERFREEYGLDAEAASKLTSRKAVADFYEEVAEEFDPDLAAAWVADTLLGELNYRDMAVEDVTDRLDEFTRLIELVATDEVTTKNAEEVVLRTMLDEGLGPDEVIEREGLGTADDDEVATAVAEAIEENPDAVDDYHSGEGGAINFLVGQVMQKTGGSAAPDDVNALLRERLDE; translated from the coding sequence ATGGCACGAGCAGCCGAACGGGCCGAGTTGGTGCCCGTCATCGGGCTGGAGGTCCACGTCCAGCTCGAGACGGACACCAAGATCTTCTGCGGGTGTTCTACCGAGCCCGCCGAGAAGGAGGAGCCCAACACGCGCGTCTGTCCCACCTGTCTCGGGCTCCCCGGAGCCCTCCCGGTGCTCAACGAGGCGGCCGTCGAGGCCGCCGTCAAGGTCGGGAAGGCGCTCGACGCCGACATCCCCGAGGAGACCCGGTTCCACCGGAAGAACTACTACTACCCCGACCTGCCCAAGAACTTCCAGATCACCCAGTACGACGCGCCGCTGTGTGCCGACGGCGAGCTGGAGTTCTCCCACGAGGGCGAGCGACGGACTGTGAACGTCCGCCGCGCCCACCTGGAGGAGGACCCCGGCAGCCTGCGCCACGTCCGCGAGGGCCCCGCGGACCTCGACGTGCGCACCACCTCCGTCGACCGGGCGGACTACTCGCTGGTCGACTACAACCGCGCGGGCACCCCCCTGATGGAGGTCGTCACCGAGCCCGACTTCCGGCACCCGAAGGAGGTCCGCGCGTTCCTCGAGAAGCTGGAGGAGGTGCTGGAGTACCTCGGCGTGTTCGACGCCGGTCGCGACGGCAGCCTCCGCATCGACGCGAACCTCTCGATGGTCGAGGCGAGCGAGGTCGACGAAGACGGCGGCATCGACGACAAGGTGCTGGAGTCTGCGAACCGCACGGAGGTCAAGAACATCTCCAGCCACAAGGGCGCCGAGCAGGCGCTCGCGTACGAGCGAAACCGCCAGGAGAACCAACTCAAGCGCGGGAAGGCCGTCGCCCAGGAGACGCGCCACTTCAACGAGACTCACGGCAACACCGTCTCGATGCGCTCGAAGGAGGAGGAGAAGGACTACCGCTACTTCGGCGAGGCCGACCTGCCCGCCCTGCAGGTGTCCGACTGGAAGGAGCGCATCGCCATCCCGGAGCTCCCGGACGCCCGCCGCGAGCGGTTCCGCGAGGAGTACGGCCTCGACGCGGAGGCCGCCTCGAAGCTCACCTCACGCAAGGCGGTCGCGGACTTCTACGAGGAGGTCGCCGAGGAGTTCGACCCCGACCTGGCGGCCGCGTGGGTCGCCGACACCCTCCTGGGGGAGCTCAACTACCGCGACATGGCCGTCGAGGACGTGACCGACCGTCTCGACGAGTTCACCCGGCTGATCGAACTCGTGGCGACCGACGAGGTCACCACGAAGAACGCCGAGGAGGTCGTCCTTCGGACGATGCTCGACGAGGGGCTCGGCCCCGACGAGGTCATCGAGCGCGAGGGCCTCGGCACCGCCGACGACGACGAGGTCGCGACGGCGGTCGCGGAGGCAATCGAGGAAAACCCCGACGCCGTCGACGACTACCACTCGGGCGAGGGCGGCGCGATCAACTTCCTCGTCGGGCAGGTGATGCAGAAGACCGGCGGCTCCGCGGCGCCCGACGACGTGAACGCGTTGCTGCGCGAGCGGCTGGACGAGTAG
- a CDS encoding MATE family efflux transporter, which produces MANTDARVDMTEGTVAPRLFSLAWPLVLGNLLQTLYNLADVFWVGRVSPEAVAAVSLMFPLSWMFVSTAMGLTAATIALVSQHVGAGEDRRADEVVGQTTLLAIGVSVVLAAAGLLARRPLLNWIGAEGVVFTEALAYIEVIFLTLPLTFLFFAFRASLQGAGDTKTAMWLVAASAGVNIVIDPVFILGWGPIPAMGTRGAAVATFISRALAAAAGIYVLVKGDWGIQLHVGDLRPNPAVLHQLVDVGYPGTLDGWARSFAAVAMAALVARFGPAATAAYGVGVRLMSVSWTVAGAVGQATATGVGQNLGADTPDRASRVAWTGTGGTMAVLALAGAVVWFFPAMAIRVFVNDAAVVEEGVSFLRITAPAWAAFGGLMVLQGAFRGAGDTRTAMGLSLLSRWGLRIPAAVVLAYSFTVVVPGIGPVSGLGLGPDGLWWAWTFGAVGSLAVGALWFLRGTWTEGVVEHGAGPGPDRDAATDIDRDAATDPDRDAEATPAALGDDADGDPATDD; this is translated from the coding sequence ATGGCGAACACCGACGCGCGCGTGGACATGACCGAGGGAACGGTGGCCCCGCGGCTGTTCAGCCTCGCGTGGCCGCTCGTCCTCGGCAACCTCCTCCAGACCCTCTACAACCTCGCGGACGTGTTCTGGGTCGGCCGCGTCAGCCCCGAGGCCGTCGCCGCGGTGTCGCTCATGTTCCCCCTCTCGTGGATGTTCGTCTCGACGGCGATGGGGCTCACGGCGGCGACGATCGCGCTCGTCTCCCAGCACGTCGGCGCCGGCGAGGACCGCCGCGCCGACGAGGTCGTCGGACAGACGACGCTGTTGGCGATCGGCGTCTCCGTCGTCCTCGCGGCCGCCGGGCTGCTCGCGCGCCGACCGCTCCTGAACTGGATCGGCGCCGAGGGCGTCGTGTTCACGGAGGCGCTGGCGTACATCGAGGTCATCTTCCTCACGCTGCCGCTCACGTTCCTCTTCTTCGCCTTTCGCGCCTCCCTGCAGGGCGCCGGCGACACCAAGACCGCGATGTGGCTCGTCGCCGCCTCCGCCGGCGTCAACATCGTCATCGACCCCGTGTTCATCCTCGGGTGGGGGCCGATCCCCGCGATGGGGACCCGCGGGGCCGCGGTCGCGACGTTCATCTCCCGCGCACTCGCCGCCGCCGCCGGGATCTACGTGCTCGTGAAGGGCGACTGGGGCATCCAGCTGCACGTCGGCGACCTCCGTCCGAACCCCGCGGTGCTCCACCAACTGGTCGACGTGGGCTACCCCGGCACGCTCGACGGCTGGGCGCGCTCGTTCGCCGCGGTCGCGATGGCCGCGCTGGTCGCGCGGTTCGGCCCCGCCGCCACGGCCGCCTACGGCGTCGGCGTCCGCCTGATGTCCGTCTCCTGGACCGTCGCCGGCGCGGTCGGGCAGGCGACGGCGACGGGCGTCGGGCAGAACCTCGGCGCCGACACCCCCGACCGGGCGAGCAGGGTCGCCTGGACCGGCACCGGCGGCACGATGGCGGTCCTCGCGCTCGCGGGCGCGGTCGTCTGGTTCTTCCCCGCGATGGCGATCCGGGTGTTCGTCAACGACGCCGCCGTCGTCGAGGAGGGCGTGTCGTTCCTCCGGATCACCGCGCCCGCGTGGGCCGCCTTCGGCGGGCTGATGGTGTTGCAGGGGGCGTTCCGCGGCGCCGGCGACACCCGCACAGCGATGGGGCTGTCGCTGCTCTCGCGGTGGGGGCTGCGCATCCCCGCGGCCGTCGTGCTGGCGTACTCGTTCACCGTCGTCGTCCCGGGGATCGGCCCCGTTTCGGGCCTGGGCCTCGGCCCCGACGGCCTCTGGTGGGCGTGGACGTTCGGCGCGGTCGGGTCGCTGGCGGTCGGTGCGCTGTGGTTCCTCCGCGGGACGTGGACCGAGGGCGTCGTCGAGCACGGGGCGGGGCCGGGTCCCGACCGTGACGCGGCGACCGACATCGACCGCGACGCGGCGACGGATCCCGACCGCGACGCGGAGGCGACGCCCGCGGCGCTCGGCGACGACGCCGACGGCGACCCCGCGACGGACGACTGA
- a CDS encoding metal ABC transporter permease — protein MTGATDAILPTVPTGATDALGAVVLLAGVGERALSAVLDDLWGGLLDLLAGATGIEVLASPFMQRAYLAAVCVAVVGPLVGSFLVHREMAMIGDTLAHAAFAGVAAGLFANAVLAVTVPPLLTALVVAALAALVVQALVDYAGAYRDTSLAIVLTGSFAVGSVLITAADGGIAVGINAYLFGSLATVSRANAGILLAMTAVVGLAVGAAYRPLVYVTFDEVGARAAGVDVTRYNRLLAVLTAVVVVGAMQIMGVILVAAMLVIPVATAAPVTGFRRAIAASVAAGLVATVAGVSLSYWYDVAAGGTIVLVAIAGYVAVTAATRLRARIAANRRERNARGDSDATDADADSGAESGAVTADGGDRAG, from the coding sequence ATGACCGGCGCGACCGACGCGATCCTTCCGACCGTTCCGACCGGCGCGACCGACGCCCTCGGCGCCGTCGTGCTCCTCGCGGGGGTCGGCGAGCGCGCGCTCTCCGCGGTCCTCGACGACCTCTGGGGCGGGCTGTTGGACCTGCTCGCGGGCGCGACGGGGATCGAGGTGCTCGCCTCGCCGTTCATGCAGCGGGCGTACCTCGCGGCCGTCTGCGTCGCCGTGGTCGGGCCGCTCGTCGGGAGCTTCCTCGTCCACCGGGAGATGGCGATGATCGGCGACACGCTCGCGCACGCCGCCTTCGCCGGCGTCGCCGCCGGCCTGTTCGCCAACGCCGTCCTCGCGGTCACGGTGCCGCCGCTGTTGACGGCGCTGGTCGTCGCCGCCCTCGCCGCGCTGGTCGTGCAGGCGCTCGTCGACTACGCGGGCGCCTACCGCGACACGTCGCTTGCGATCGTGCTCACCGGCTCCTTCGCCGTCGGGAGCGTCCTCATCACCGCCGCCGACGGCGGCATCGCCGTCGGGATCAACGCGTACCTGTTCGGGTCGCTCGCGACCGTCTCGCGCGCGAACGCCGGGATCCTGCTCGCGATGACCGCCGTCGTCGGGCTGGCGGTCGGGGCGGCGTACCGGCCGCTCGTGTACGTCACCTTCGACGAGGTGGGCGCCCGCGCGGCCGGCGTCGACGTGACGCGGTACAACCGCCTGCTGGCGGTGTTGACCGCGGTCGTCGTGGTCGGCGCGATGCAGATCATGGGCGTGATCCTCGTCGCCGCGATGCTCGTGATCCCCGTCGCGACGGCCGCGCCCGTGACCGGGTTCAGGCGGGCGATCGCCGCGAGCGTCGCCGCCGGCCTGGTCGCCACGGTTGCGGGCGTCTCGCTGTCCTACTGGTACGACGTGGCCGCCGGCGGCACGATCGTGCTCGTCGCCATCGCCGGCTACGTCGCCGTGACCGCCGCGACGCGCCTTCGCGCCCGAATCGCCGCCAATCGTCGGGAACGGAACGCGCGCGGCGACTCCGACGCGACCGACGCCGACGCCGATTCGGGTGCCGAGTCCGGGGCGGTCACGGCCGACGGCGGCGACCGCGCCGGGTGA
- a CDS encoding metal ABC transporter ATP-binding protein — MSADAGPTDDGSPAGSDAAPTVELRDVTFAYADRPVVEDVSLVVESGAFLGLIGPNGSGKTTLLELMIGLRRPDRGSVSVFGEPAHRLDGGRRVGYVPQDVGEASDEMPVTVREVVRMGRYPGRLFHRFDDDDRRAVEAALDRVGIADLADRRVGRLSGGQRQRAFIARALASEADLLALDEPTVGVDAESREAFYDLLGDLNDEGMTVVLIEHDVGVVTERATEIACLNRELFFHGDPEAFAETDALADAYGSAQRVLTHDHS; from the coding sequence ATGAGCGCCGACGCCGGTCCGACGGACGACGGGAGTCCGGCGGGCTCCGACGCCGCCCCGACCGTCGAACTCCGGGACGTGACGTTCGCGTACGCCGACAGACCCGTCGTCGAGGACGTCTCGCTCGTCGTCGAGTCCGGGGCGTTCCTCGGACTGATCGGCCCCAACGGGTCGGGGAAGACGACTCTGCTCGAGCTGATGATCGGGCTCCGCCGGCCCGACAGGGGGTCGGTCTCGGTGTTCGGCGAGCCGGCCCACCGACTCGACGGCGGGCGGCGCGTCGGCTACGTCCCGCAGGACGTGGGCGAGGCCAGCGACGAGATGCCCGTCACCGTCCGGGAGGTCGTCCGGATGGGGCGGTACCCCGGACGGCTGTTCCACCGGTTCGACGACGACGACCGCCGGGCGGTCGAGGCGGCGCTGGACCGGGTCGGGATCGCCGACCTCGCCGACCGCCGCGTGGGCCGGCTGTCGGGCGGGCAGCGCCAGCGGGCGTTCATCGCCCGCGCGCTCGCGAGCGAGGCCGACCTGCTCGCGCTCGACGAGCCGACCGTCGGCGTCGACGCCGAGTCCCGGGAGGCGTTCTACGACCTCCTGGGCGACCTGAACGACGAGGGGATGACCGTCGTGCTCATCGAACACGACGTCGGGGTCGTCACCGAGCGCGCGACGGAGATCGCCTGCCTGAACCGGGAACTGTTCTTCCACGGCGACCCCGAGGCGTTCGCCGAGACGGACGCGCTCGCGGACGCCTACGGGAGCGCACAGCGCGTCCTCACCCACGACCACTCATGA
- a CDS encoding metal ABC transporter substrate-binding protein — MDITRRRLIASATGTVGVGSIAGCLGGRAGSEPADAGPTAQGSFFVFGDIAARVAGDATATDLLVPVGQHGHGWEPGPRVREEIRDADLLVHGMPGFQPWVDDVLGDLDADGSEVETVDASADVDLIAAGEHHVDDHTEDGHDDEAHHDDDHTEESHDDHTEEHHTEESHDDHTEDHDGGEGGHDHGGMDPHFWMDPLRVRDAAGTVRGALSAVDPDAADAHADNAAAFRTELETLDERIESLVADAARDTVLVAGHDSFAYAAERYGLSFRTLTGLAPDDQPTTRDIERAGDVIDEHDLRYVCADPLESQRAAEQLVAETDAEEVLPLTAMPGLTDEWAAEDWGYVEVMEEVNLPTLERVLTE; from the coding sequence ATGGACATCACTCGCCGCCGCCTGATCGCGTCCGCGACCGGGACGGTCGGAGTCGGTTCGATCGCGGGATGCCTCGGCGGTCGAGCAGGCAGCGAACCGGCGGACGCGGGCCCGACGGCGCAGGGGTCGTTCTTCGTCTTCGGCGACATCGCGGCGCGGGTCGCCGGCGACGCGACCGCGACGGACCTGCTCGTGCCCGTCGGCCAGCACGGCCACGGCTGGGAGCCCGGCCCGCGCGTTCGCGAGGAGATCCGCGACGCCGACCTGCTCGTACACGGGATGCCGGGGTTCCAGCCGTGGGTCGACGACGTGCTCGGTGACCTCGACGCCGACGGGAGCGAGGTGGAAACCGTCGACGCCAGCGCCGACGTGGACCTCATCGCCGCCGGCGAACATCACGTCGACGACCACACCGAGGATGGCCACGACGACGAAGCGCATCACGATGACGACCACACCGAGGAGAGCCACGACGACCACACTGAGGAACACCACACCGAGGAGAGCCACGACGACCACACTGAGGACCACGACGGCGGGGAGGGCGGCCACGACCACGGCGGGATGGATCCCCACTTCTGGATGGACCCGCTCCGTGTCCGCGATGCCGCCGGGACGGTCCGGGGGGCGCTGTCGGCGGTCGACCCCGACGCGGCCGACGCCCACGCGGACAACGCCGCGGCGTTCCGCACGGAGCTGGAGACGCTCGACGAGCGGATCGAGTCGCTCGTCGCCGACGCGGCGAGGGACACGGTGCTCGTCGCGGGCCACGACTCGTTCGCGTACGCCGCCGAGCGCTACGGGCTGTCGTTCCGGACGCTGACCGGTCTCGCGCCCGACGATCAGCCCACCACGCGCGACATCGAGCGCGCCGGCGACGTGATCGACGAACACGACCTGCGGTACGTCTGTGCGGACCCGCTGGAATCGCAGCGGGCGGCCGAACAGTTGGTCGCGGAGACCGACGCCGAGGAAGTGCTCCCGCTGACGGCGATGCCGGGGCTTACCGACGAGTGGGCCGCCGAGGACTGGGGGTACGTCGAAGTGATGGAGGAGGTGAACCTCCCGACGCTCGAACGGGTGTTGACCGAATGA
- a CDS encoding M20/M25/M40 family metallo-hydrolase, whose product MTDAAAPASAADPVVADRLDDYRESLFDLLRLRTVSATGEGMDAGADAVRDLLTDHGFDARRIETDRYPLVYGERVADDPDAPTVVFYGHYDVQPAEHPEQWESPPFEPTVRDGSVYCPGAGDNKGQFAAHAFALDALARADAVPEVTVKLLIEGGEESGSLGLKAYLDGEREDERSEVRDPGVDADAPAAAAVRDADLVYVADGPQHRSGRPTLIYGNRGIVTFQLDLETANADLHSGNFGGPVPNAATELAEVVASLTERHPETAPERGYPSGGDRVAVDGFHDGIEVTDADRDLVAALPDDADAVREELDLTHLTTDRDYYERLLLEPTITVNGLDAGYQGEGSKTVIPGEATAKLDSRLVPGQDPDTVLERLEEHVADVHPDVSVRKGTGFPPMKTPVDTPAASPVLEALSAVWGAEPVELPVLGGSLPAAFFRRVDALADVPVLVVPYANPDQGNHSPNEHLDLDCFENGIRTTAAFLERVADADL is encoded by the coding sequence ATGACCGACGCAGCCGCGCCCGCGAGCGCCGCCGACCCGGTCGTCGCCGACCGCCTCGACGACTACCGGGAGTCGCTGTTCGACCTCCTCCGTCTGCGCACCGTCAGCGCGACGGGCGAGGGGATGGACGCGGGCGCCGACGCCGTCCGCGACCTGCTGACCGACCACGGGTTCGACGCCCGCCGCATCGAGACGGACCGCTACCCCCTCGTCTACGGCGAACGCGTCGCCGACGACCCCGACGCGCCGACGGTCGTCTTCTACGGCCACTACGACGTGCAGCCGGCCGAGCACCCCGAGCAGTGGGAGTCGCCGCCGTTCGAGCCGACGGTGCGCGACGGGAGCGTCTACTGCCCCGGCGCCGGCGACAACAAGGGCCAGTTCGCCGCCCACGCGTTCGCGCTCGACGCGCTCGCCCGCGCCGACGCGGTGCCCGAGGTGACGGTGAAGCTCCTGATCGAGGGCGGCGAGGAGAGCGGGAGCCTCGGGCTGAAGGCGTACCTCGACGGGGAACGCGAGGACGAGCGAAGCGAGGTCCGCGATCCCGGCGTCGACGCCGACGCCCCCGCGGCGGCCGCCGTCCGCGACGCCGACCTCGTGTACGTCGCCGACGGCCCGCAGCACCGCTCGGGCCGCCCGACGCTTATCTACGGCAACCGCGGGATCGTCACGTTCCAACTGGACCTCGAAACCGCGAACGCCGACCTCCACTCGGGCAACTTCGGCGGCCCCGTCCCGAACGCGGCGACCGAACTCGCCGAGGTCGTCGCCTCCCTCACCGAACGGCACCCGGAGACTGCCCCCGAGCGCGGCTATCCCAGCGGCGGCGACCGCGTCGCCGTCGACGGTTTCCACGACGGCATCGAGGTGACCGACGCCGACCGCGACCTCGTGGCGGCGCTCCCCGACGACGCCGACGCGGTGCGCGAGGAGTTGGACCTCACCCACCTCACGACCGACCGGGACTACTACGAGCGCCTGCTGCTGGAGCCGACGATCACGGTCAACGGCCTCGACGCGGGGTATCAGGGCGAGGGGAGCAAGACCGTCATCCCCGGCGAGGCGACCGCGAAACTCGACTCGCGGCTGGTGCCCGGACAGGACCCCGACACCGTGCTCGAGCGTCTCGAGGAGCACGTCGCCGACGTGCACCCCGACGTGTCGGTGCGCAAGGGAACCGGCTTTCCGCCGATGAAGACGCCAGTCGACACTCCCGCAGCGTCGCCAGTGCTGGAGGCGCTGTCGGCCGTCTGGGGCGCCGAGCCGGTGGAGCTGCCGGTGCTGGGCGGGTCGCTGCCGGCGGCGTTCTTCCGCCGCGTCGACGCGCTCGCGGACGTGCCGGTGCTGGTGGTGCCGTACGCGAACCCCGACCAGGGGAACCACTCGCCCAACGAGCACCTGGATCTGGACTGCTTCGAGAACGGGATCCGGACGACCGCCGCGTTCCTGGAGCGGGTCGCCGACGCGGACCTGTAG